The proteins below are encoded in one region of Mya arenaria isolate MELC-2E11 chromosome 15, ASM2691426v1:
- the LOC128220359 gene encoding dnaJ homolog subfamily C member 3-like: protein MMSIEQINFIQVFKSLAFLTVSLEFYFDGCHGGSGDAAVHLDLGREMLSKGNLLEALSHFDIAVDKDPSNYLTYFRRATVHLALGKSKSALPDLDKSIELRPNFAAALTQRGSVYLKQGHLDKASRDFEEIVHYDPNNAEAVGYLHQIAPLGEEIQHAKILYNNHDFQGAIILLSKAIDLCPWDPELREIRAECYIAQGDLFKAVGDIRPTTKLRNDNTPAFFKLANLYYEMGDADESLSQIRECLKLDPDHKECFPFYKKVKKLAKQLKEAQDLSNAESWDDCVAKAKAIMKTEPKGFPFVQRAKSHICHCLAKAGHGSDAIKACNEVLEMEPENLHAMCDRAEARIANEQYEEAVQDFQAALNIDQENRRAREGVDRAQKLLKNAKKRDYYKILGVKRNAKKKQIEKAYRKLAAQWHPDKFQEEDEKKHAEKVFMDIAAAKEVLSDPEMRAKYDAGEDPLDPEQQQQGHGGHPFGFNPFGHGGGQGFNFKFHFN from the exons ATGATGTCGATTGAgcaaattaattttattcaagTGTTCAAATCACTTGCCTTTCTGACTGTTTCGttggaattttattttgatg GCTGTCATGGGGGAAGTGGCGATGCTGCAGTCCACCTGGACCTTGGCAGAGAGATGCTGTCTAAGGGGAACCTTTTAGAGGCCCTCTCACACTTTGACATTGCAGTAG acaaAGATCCATCAAACTACTTGACATATTTTAGAAGAGCAACTGTGCATTTAGCCCTGGGAAAATCCAAATCGGCACTGCCAGACCTTGATAAAAGTATAGAGCTTAGGCCAAATTTTGCAGCT GCTTTAACTCAAAGAGGCAGTGTATATTTAAAGCAGGGCCATCTAGATAAGGCTTCAAGAGATTTTGAAGAAATA GTTCATTATGATCCCAATAATGCTGAGGCGGTGGGCTACCTTCACCAAATAGCTCCATTGGGCGAGGAAATCCAGCATGCCAAGATCTTGTATAACAACCATGACTTCCAGGGGGCCATAATACTGCTCTCTAAAGCCATTGAT CTGTGTCCATGGGATCCAGAGCTGCGCGAGATCCGTGCAGAATGTTACATCGCCCAGGGGGATCTGTTCAAGGCTGTGGGAGACATACGACCCACCACCAAACTCAGGAATGATAATACGCCCGCCTTCTTCAAGCTGGCTAACCTGTATTATGAGATGGGTGATGCAGATGAATCATTGAG CCAAATCCGAGAGTGTCTAAAACTAGACCCTGACCATAAAGAGTGTTTCCCTTTCTACAAGAAAGTGAAGAAGCTTGCAAAACAGCTCAAGGAAGCCCAGGACCTTTCAAACGCAGAGTCCTGGGACGACTGTGTCGCCAAGGCCAAGGCAATTATGAAGACCGAGCCTAAAGGATTCCCCTTCGTACAGAGAGCAAAGTCCCATATATGTCACTGTTTAGCAAAG GCTGGTCACGGGAGTGATGCAATCAAAGCCTGTAATGAGGTATTGGAGATGGAGCCGGAGAACCTGCACGCTATGTGTGATAGGGCGGAGGCTCGTATTGCCAATGAGCAGTATGAGGAAG CGGTGCAAGATTTCCAAGCTGCCTTAAACATAGATCAGGAAAATCGACGGGCCAGGGAAGGCGTCGACCGTGCTCAAAAATTGCTCAAAAACGCTAAAAAGAGGGACTACTATAAAATATTGGGCGTAAAAAG GAATGCCAAGAAGAAACAGATAGAGAAGGCTTATCGTAAGCTGGCAGCTCAGTGGCACCCTGACAAGTTTCAGGAGGAGGACGAGAAAAAACATGCAGAGAAAGTTTTCATGGACATTGCAGCCGCTAAGGAGGTCTTGTCTGATCCAG AGATGCGTGCGAAGTATGACGCGGGTGAAGATCCCCTGGATCCCGAACAGCAACAGCAGGGACACGGCGGCCACCCCTTTGGCTTCAACCCATTTGGACACGGAGGCGGACAAGGGTTCAACTTTAAGTTCCACTTCAATTGA